The Mycolicibacterium monacense genome contains the following window.
GCGGGGGAGTTCGCCCTGGCGGTAGCGGCGTCGGAGTGACTCGGCGTCGGTGTCGTCGGTGGGTTCGTCGCCGAGCGCGATGCGCTGCCATTCCTCGGCGGTGTCGCGCCGCGGGCCGGTGCGGAGCAGCGCGTGCCGTGTCACCCGCCCGCACGACTGGCAGCCGAGTTCGCCGGTCATGCGGTGCCAGCGGGTGGTGTCGCTGAAGCCGTCGCCGAGGGTGTTGCGCGCCTGCCGGTAGCTGCGGAGATGGCCGCATTCGCAGCACAGCGCCCGCTGCGTTTCGGCCGGCTGTTGCCGCGAGGTGTCGGCGAGGGCCCAGCGCCGGAGGTGTGGCCGCGTGTCGGCGTTGCTCGTGCGGGTGCGGCAGGGCTGCCCCGGCGCGGCACCACAGAACGGGCAGGCGTGGGTGAGGGCGGTGTGCGGGTCGGTGGGTGTGCTCATCGTGCGCCACCCCGGCGCACCGTCTGCGGGTCGACGGCCGCGGCGATGCGGGTCAGGTGCGGGCCGACGACCCGCGCCTGGTCGCCGATCATGTCGCGGCAGGGCTGGCCCGGGCGCGCTTCGCAGAACGGGCACGGGTGGGTGAGGGTTGGCTGAGTGTCTGGGGAAGGGTTACCGTTCGGCATGTCGAGCTCCTGTCTAGTTCGGCCAACGCCCGGGACGGTGCCAGCCGTCGCCGGGCTCGTTTTCAACCTGGACGTTGCGATGGACGCATGACTCGCTGGGTCCTGCACCTGGACATGGACGCGTTCTTCGCGTCGGTCGAGCAGTTGACCCGGCCCACCCTGCGGGGACGGCCGGTGCTGGTCGGCGGTCTGGGCGGTCGCGGTGTGGTGGCCGGCGCCAGTTACGAGGCCAGGGTGCACGGCGCACGTTCGGCGATGCCGATGCACCAGGCCCGCCGACTGGTCGGCGCACCGGCGGTGGTGCTGCCACCGCGAGGTGTGGTCTACGGCCTGGCGAGCCGACGCGTGTTCGACACCGTGCGGACCCTGGTCCCGGTACTCGAACAGTTGTCGTTCGACGAGGCGTTCGGCGAACCGCAGGAGCTGGCCGGTGCGTCGGCGGCCGACGTCGAAGAGTTCTGCGAACTGTTGCGCGCGCGGGTGCTGGAGGAGACCGGGCTGGTGGCCTCCGTGGGGGCGGGGTCGGGCAAGCAGATCGCCAAGATCGCCTCGGGCCTGGCCAAGCCGGACGGGATCCGGGTGGTGCGCCGCGCCGACGAACGCCGTCTGCTCGACAGCCTGGCGGTGCGCAAGCTGTGGGGGATCGGACCGGTCGCCGAGGACAGACTGCACCGCCTCGGCATCGAGACCATCGGTCAGCTCGCGGCGCTCTCGGAGGCCGAGGTAGCCGACATCCTCGGCGCCACGGTGGGTCCGGCGCTGCACCGGCTCGCCCGCGGCATCGACGACCGGCCCGTCGCCGAACGGGCCGAGGCCAAACAGATCAGCGCCGAGTCCACGTTCCCGGCCGACCTCATCACCCTCGATCAGGTTCGCGAGGCGATCGGGCCGATCGCCGACCACGCCCACCGGCGACTGGCGAAGGACGGGCGCGGAGCCCGCACGGTCACCGTGAAGCTGAAGAAGTCGGATATGAGCACGCTGACCCGGTCGGCCACGCTGCCGTCGGCCACCACCGACGCGGCGACGCTCAGCGCCACCGCCCGCCGGCTGCTTGTCGACCCCGCCGAGATCGGCCCCATCCGCCTTGTGGGAGTGGGCTTTTCAGGCCTGTCGGAGGTGCGCCAGGAGTCACTGTTCCCCGACCTGGAACTGGTGGAGGACGAACTGGCCACCCGTCCGGCGGTGCCGATGTCGGTGAGCGAGGCGGCTGCCGTACCGCCGGCGTGGCGGGTCGGTGACGACGTCGCGCATCCGGAACTGGGGCACGGCTGGATCCAGGGGGCCGGTCACGGGGTCATGACCATCCGGTTCGAGACGCGCAGCACCGGGCCGGGGCCGGCGAAGACCTTCCCCGACACGGTGCCCGA
Protein-coding sequences here:
- a CDS encoding DNA polymerase IV, translated to MTRWVLHLDMDAFFASVEQLTRPTLRGRPVLVGGLGGRGVVAGASYEARVHGARSAMPMHQARRLVGAPAVVLPPRGVVYGLASRRVFDTVRTLVPVLEQLSFDEAFGEPQELAGASAADVEEFCELLRARVLEETGLVASVGAGSGKQIAKIASGLAKPDGIRVVRRADERRLLDSLAVRKLWGIGPVAEDRLHRLGIETIGQLAALSEAEVADILGATVGPALHRLARGIDDRPVAERAEAKQISAESTFPADLITLDQVREAIGPIADHAHRRLAKDGRGARTVTVKLKKSDMSTLTRSATLPSATTDAATLSATARRLLVDPAEIGPIRLVGVGFSGLSEVRQESLFPDLELVEDELATRPAVPMSVSEAAAVPPAWRVGDDVAHPELGHGWIQGAGHGVMTIRFETRSTGPGPAKTFPDTVPDVVRANPVDSLDWADYVDALPQADLP
- a CDS encoding zinc finger domain-containing protein; translated protein: MSTPTDPHTALTHACPFCGAAPGQPCRTRTSNADTRPHLRRWALADTSRQQPAETQRALCCECGHLRSYRQARNTLGDGFSDTTRWHRMTGELGCQSCGRVTRHALLRTGPRRDTAEEWQRIALGDEPTDDTDAESLRRRYRQGELPRNPYLNHGYWSGAARKAWAAGEATVPTLCGGTMRLDRDPATDYPPPDDFLPPPQFRTQEYEDPETGLWWVDMDCVDCTRVANTYRLEQERKQLLVDLLEVSNAVTRLDASEVAGLRDHLAEIMRKVAGTDPA
- a CDS encoding zinc finger domain-containing protein gives rise to the protein MPNGNPSPDTQPTLTHPCPFCEARPGQPCRDMIGDQARVVGPHLTRIAAAVDPQTVRRGGAR